A region from the Triticum aestivum cultivar Chinese Spring chromosome 3D, IWGSC CS RefSeq v2.1, whole genome shotgun sequence genome encodes:
- the LOC123077042 gene encoding uncharacterized protein At2g39795, mitochondrial: MALFAAARRAVSSSLPLLRASASRGAASRGAALLRPLAAAAARPMPFSSATALKPSSDDELLRIVKAEIKFAEDCDDHDRVEEIPDSFPFKITDNKGLNDITLTRTYQGEKIEVLVSMPNLVTGDEPEHDQDEDDKEKDDDQDDGEKPPKSSLPLTVTITKSDGPSLEFTCTAYPDEILIDTLSVKQPSEKLEEDYIAYEGPDFNDLDENLQRAFHKYLELRGITPMTTNFLHEYMINKDSREYLFWLNKLKDFVKQ; the protein is encoded by the exons atggCCCTCtttgccgccgcccgccgcgcggtctcctcctcccttcccctcctccgcgcctccgcctcccgcggcGCGGCCTCCCGTGGCGCGGCCCTTCTCCGCCCCcttgccgccgccgcggcccggccgATGCCCTTCTCCTCGGCGACCGCGCTGAAGCCGAGCTCCGACGACGAGCTCCTCCGCATCGTCAAGGCCGAGATCAAGTTCGCCGAGGACTGCGACGACCACGACCGG GTTGAGGAGATCCCAGATAGCTTCCCTTTCAAAATCACCGACAACAAGGGGCTTAATGACATCACTCTTACAAGAACTTACCAGGGTGAGAAGATCGAGGTTCTGGTTTCCATGCCCAACCTAGTCACTGGAGACGAGCCGGAGCATGACCAGGACGAGGATGACAAGGAGAAAGACGATGATCAGGATGACGGCGAGAAGCCCCCGAAATCCAGCCTTCCCCTCACAGTCACCATCACCAAGAGCGACGGTCCAAGTCTCGAATTCACCTGCACCGCCTATCCTGACGAGATCCTCATCGATACCTTGTCCGTGAAGCAGCCCTCTGAGAAATTGGAAGAGGACTACATTGCATATGAGGGTCCTGACTTCAA TGACCTGGACGAGAACCTGCAGAGGGCATTCCACAAGTACCTGGAGCTGCGCGGGATCACGCCCATGACAACAAACTTCCTGCACGAGTACATGATCAACAAGGACAGCCGGGAGTACCTGTTTTGGCTCAACAAGCTCAAGGATTTCGTCAAGCAGTAA